The Pedobacter mucosus genome window below encodes:
- a CDS encoding right-handed parallel beta-helix repeat-containing protein — protein sequence MKSNQVFKLFIFALLALAGCEKANKDVDTTIVDGSAIGEVSGVWAKGSTQVIKGDIIIPEGKSLTIEEGVTVLMDTIAKPEIIIKGNLYALGTAENPIKFTVNEFYKTAQKKFGKFWGGILAGPTCEELVLDHAIIEYAGSTTSDASTSVKMGLYKAVAGENLPALWFSNAKGRLVVQNTIFRNLQEDCTYIEGGRIIFANNVFYTTGVTGGEAMNFKSGCLADIAYNLVYSTNTNALKLSNTGDKTPQTYIIAYNNTLVNTGWRRPTAKGGSVWMESTVRADLYNNLFANTRFGIKRDPKKPEDARSVYSNNWYYGYDQLTVNQFQPTGDIIGGKNDVISTVAGANDPKFVNYPVTTAVANADFNTAWDFHLQGNSPALSKGITNFTRHHSAGIIMKNGITYTSPAPSTFVGAYGIKN from the coding sequence ATGAAATCGAATCAGGTTTTTAAACTCTTCATTTTCGCTTTACTTGCCTTAGCAGGATGTGAAAAAGCCAATAAAGATGTAGATACCACTATTGTTGATGGATCAGCAATTGGAGAAGTTTCTGGTGTATGGGCAAAAGGAAGTACTCAGGTAATCAAGGGCGACATTATTATTCCGGAAGGAAAATCACTTACCATAGAAGAGGGTGTTACTGTATTAATGGATACCATTGCAAAGCCTGAGATTATTATAAAAGGTAATTTATATGCCTTGGGAACAGCAGAGAACCCGATAAAATTTACTGTAAATGAATTTTACAAAACCGCTCAAAAGAAATTTGGTAAATTTTGGGGAGGTATATTAGCTGGGCCTACCTGTGAAGAATTAGTGCTTGATCATGCCATTATTGAGTACGCTGGTTCAACCACATCCGATGCATCAACTTCAGTAAAGATGGGACTTTATAAAGCCGTTGCCGGAGAAAATCTTCCAGCTTTATGGTTCTCGAATGCAAAGGGAAGGTTGGTGGTTCAAAACACAATATTTAGAAACCTTCAAGAGGATTGTACCTATATTGAAGGCGGAAGAATTATTTTTGCAAATAACGTTTTTTATACCACTGGCGTTACAGGTGGAGAAGCAATGAACTTTAAATCTGGTTGTTTGGCGGATATTGCTTATAATCTGGTATATAGCACCAACACCAATGCTTTGAAACTTTCAAATACAGGTGATAAAACACCGCAAACCTATATTATTGCTTATAATAACACTTTGGTAAATACTGGTTGGAGACGGCCAACAGCCAAAGGTGGTTCAGTTTGGATGGAAAGTACGGTTCGTGCAGATTTATATAATAATCTTTTTGCAAATACCCGTTTCGGTATCAAAAGAGATCCTAAAAAACCTGAAGATGCCCGTTCCGTTTATAGTAATAACTGGTATTATGGTTATGATCAGTTAACGGTAAATCAGTTTCAGCCAACTGGTGATATTATTGGAGGAAAAAATGATGTAATTAGTACTGTAGCTGGTGCCAACGATCCTAAATTCGTAAATTATCCTGTAACAACTGCTGTAGCTAATGCCGATTTCAATACCGCATGGGATTTTCACCTGCAAGGAAATTCGCCAGCGTTAAGCAAAGGAATAACGAACTTTACCCGCCACCATTCAGCAGGAATAATAATGAAAAATGGCATTACCTACACCTCTCCAGCACCATCAACTTTTGTAGGTGCTTATGGCATTAAAAATTAA
- a CDS encoding TonB-dependent receptor — protein sequence MNKLLQILFFLIFCAGTANATKIKGHVYDKQTGEAIVGATVILQNPRRVTNTGLDGTFEFKAVATGSTSISVSYITYQTITKAFVVEKEDNEHLKFYMESDSKILDDVTIKSNVVSSTDQGARRLEKNATQIMNIVSGRSIEISPDLTVANVMQRVSGVSIERNSNGDGQYAILRGMDKRYNYTLVNGVKIPSPDNKYRYVPLDLFPADLLDRLEVYKTLTPNLEGDAIGGAINMVMKNAPGKFQVNANISSGYSQLFIDRKFTSFNASDINYKSPSEINGKSYNATQNDFTKGTLEYKSKNPAPNLIGSLSLSQRFLDNKLGVVLAGSYQNTYRGSNSTFYSTVVDGIDAYAKITNKIYREFSEQQQRTGLHGKVDYVFNSNHQLSLYNVYVNLKNEQLRDGITTTYNGVYNPSAGNAELVYNTRSRLTEQQIYNSTLHGDHKFFDQKFKVQWSAVYSSAKNDVPENTSISLNGIQQNFQSRRIGLVNTSPVNRRWERNTDEDLAGYLDLTYRFTVGENKLDVMAGGLYRDKQRSSFFNNYTLAPSAADAIKIYGVDYQNYTDLNLVVTNPTGAVANPLTYDASEKITAGYGMFKYTSAKLELTGGARVEHTNQGYNLLFPAGETFPKGQQIYTDVLPSLNAKYFLTDKAQLHASYYKALNRPGFYEIVPGKVVNEEFQERGNPNLKRALADNYDLRYELFPGASEQLLVGAFYKRIKDPIEYTFQADATRGQDIYYTPGNFGTANNYGAEVDYIKYYSKIGVKANYTYTHSRITTPKTVRTINPTTGDIQAISVDQERPLYGQSEHIGNLSLLFKDTKKGWDAQLAGAYTGSRINTVSQFLNNDLWQKGFVQMDASAEKRFKGGVSVFIKANNILNTPTKLFIKGTNIENNKINEALVKDGNTLVRSDFYGQNYLIGFRYKFN from the coding sequence ATGAACAAACTTTTACAGATTTTATTTTTTCTTATTTTTTGTGCAGGCACGGCCAACGCGACGAAAATAAAAGGGCATGTTTATGATAAGCAAACCGGGGAAGCCATAGTAGGTGCAACGGTTATACTTCAAAATCCAAGGCGTGTAACCAATACCGGTCTCGATGGAACATTTGAATTTAAGGCAGTTGCAACAGGATCTACAAGCATCAGCGTAAGCTACATTACTTATCAAACGATCACAAAAGCCTTTGTGGTTGAAAAAGAAGATAATGAGCACTTGAAATTTTATATGGAAAGCGACTCAAAGATTCTTGATGATGTGACTATCAAGTCGAATGTGGTAAGTTCTACAGACCAGGGTGCTCGCCGGTTAGAAAAAAATGCTACTCAAATTATGAACATTGTTTCGGGAAGATCAATCGAGATTTCTCCTGATTTAACTGTGGCTAATGTAATGCAGAGGGTTTCTGGAGTTTCTATCGAACGTAATAGCAATGGCGACGGACAATATGCAATATTAAGAGGCATGGATAAGCGATATAATTATACTTTGGTAAATGGCGTTAAAATTCCTAGTCCTGATAATAAATACCGCTACGTACCATTGGATTTATTTCCCGCTGATTTACTTGATCGCTTAGAGGTTTACAAAACACTTACGCCAAATTTAGAGGGTGATGCTATTGGTGGTGCAATCAATATGGTAATGAAAAATGCACCTGGTAAATTTCAGGTAAATGCAAATATTTCATCAGGCTATAGCCAGTTGTTCATAGATAGAAAATTTACCAGTTTTAACGCTTCAGATATCAATTACAAATCACCTTCTGAAATAAATGGAAAAAGCTATAATGCTACGCAAAACGATTTTACCAAAGGAACTTTAGAATATAAATCCAAGAATCCGGCACCAAATCTTATTGGAAGTTTATCACTAAGCCAAAGATTTTTGGATAACAAATTAGGTGTTGTATTGGCAGGCAGTTATCAAAACACTTACCGCGGTAGCAACAGCACTTTTTACAGTACCGTTGTAGACGGAATAGATGCTTATGCCAAGATTACTAACAAAATTTATAGGGAATTTTCTGAGCAGCAACAGCGAACCGGTCTGCATGGAAAGGTAGATTATGTTTTTAATAGTAACCATCAGTTAAGCCTGTACAATGTTTATGTTAATCTCAAAAACGAGCAGCTTAGAGATGGAATAACGACTACCTATAATGGAGTCTACAATCCAAGCGCTGGTAATGCAGAATTGGTTTATAATACACGAAGCCGATTAACGGAACAACAAATTTACAACAGCACACTTCATGGAGATCATAAATTTTTCGATCAAAAATTTAAAGTGCAATGGTCAGCAGTATATTCATCAGCTAAAAATGATGTTCCGGAAAACACCAGCATTAGTTTAAACGGAATACAGCAAAATTTTCAAAGCAGGCGTATCGGTTTGGTAAATACCTCACCTGTTAACCGCAGATGGGAACGTAATACCGATGAGGATTTAGCTGGATATTTAGACCTTACTTATCGTTTTACCGTAGGCGAAAATAAGTTGGATGTAATGGCGGGTGGTTTATATCGCGATAAACAAAGAAGTAGCTTTTTTAATAATTATACCTTAGCACCAAGCGCTGCGGATGCCATTAAAATTTATGGTGTAGATTATCAGAATTATACAGATTTAAACTTAGTAGTTACAAACCCAACTGGGGCCGTTGCTAACCCTTTAACTTATGATGCATCAGAAAAAATTACGGCAGGTTATGGAATGTTCAAATACACATCGGCTAAGCTTGAGCTTACTGGAGGTGCAAGAGTAGAGCATACCAACCAGGGTTATAATTTACTTTTTCCTGCCGGAGAGACTTTTCCAAAAGGACAACAAATTTATACCGATGTATTGCCAAGCTTAAATGCTAAATACTTTTTGACTGATAAAGCGCAATTACATGCTTCTTATTATAAAGCGCTGAACAGACCAGGATTTTATGAAATCGTTCCTGGTAAAGTGGTTAATGAGGAGTTTCAGGAACGTGGAAATCCAAATTTAAAACGTGCTTTGGCTGATAATTATGATTTACGTTATGAGCTTTTCCCTGGCGCTTCAGAACAATTACTTGTTGGTGCATTTTATAAGCGAATAAAAGATCCAATTGAATATACTTTCCAGGCTGATGCCACTCGTGGACAAGATATTTACTACACACCCGGAAATTTTGGAACGGCCAATAACTACGGCGCAGAGGTAGATTACATCAAGTATTATAGTAAAATCGGCGTGAAAGCAAACTATACTTATACACATTCCCGAATCACTACGCCTAAAACAGTTAGAACAATTAACCCTACAACAGGTGATATCCAAGCAATATCAGTTGATCAAGAACGCCCACTTTATGGTCAATCAGAGCACATTGGTAACCTTTCTTTACTATTTAAGGATACCAAAAAAGGTTGGGATGCGCAGTTGGCAGGTGCTTACACGGGGTCACGAATCAACACCGTTTCACAATTCTTAAATAACGACTTGTGGCAGAAAGGTTTTGTTCAAATGGATGCCTCAGCAGAGAAACGCTTTAAGGGTGGAGTGAGTGTTTTTATTAAAGCAAACAACATCTTAAACACGCCAACAAAATTATTTATAAAGGGAACTAATATCGAGAATAACAAAATTAACGAAGCACTGGTAAAGGATGGAAATACACTTGTAAGAAGTGATTTTTATGGCCAGAATTATTTGATAGGCTTCAGGTATAAATTTAACTAA
- a CDS encoding tetratricopeptide repeat protein: MLCTSQYAQERDLDFNNDNLNKQPIESLIELKKIYAQSIDRGDVFLEGKCLQEMGKVCYRQGHFRQALDFFLKADKIFNSNDKPLWLAANLSDVGVLYYYIKQPEKAMKNYRQALKIYKKQNNLKGQAIVYGHIGQLYEKRQTYDSAFFYQKLALEINKKTNDISSAAKIYENLGSIYEDLEKFDFANNYFKKSLDLYQRDRNELGSIEVINNLGDILRKTGKYKESIAKTQLAMQLAGKLGNSYQLASCCRDLGKAYELLNQMDSAYHYVKLGYKYTLDLYSEDGAKQVAFLQVLYDINKKTDEIAKLQNDKKINRIIASSATVVVALLVALGFVIFSRQRYKLKDQQTLAEQKQIKHDLTSLELKNLQLEEQNLKQQLEIRSRELSTHTLNLIKNNQFLESLRNTLHVMVKDDKRDQKKQMSQILAEINQSFNHELNWKEFTQAFEQVHQTFLENLKMSSNELTSADMRLITLLKMNLNSTDIATLLGISTDSLRVSRYRLRKKLNLAQGDNLSAFIQSL; this comes from the coding sequence TTGTTGTGCACAAGCCAATATGCTCAGGAAAGAGATCTTGATTTTAATAATGATAACCTTAACAAACAACCAATAGAATCGCTTATTGAACTTAAGAAAATATATGCGCAGTCGATTGATAGAGGAGATGTATTTTTAGAAGGTAAGTGTTTGCAGGAAATGGGAAAGGTTTGCTATAGACAAGGGCATTTCAGGCAAGCTTTAGATTTTTTCCTAAAAGCAGATAAGATATTTAATAGCAATGATAAACCCTTGTGGCTTGCCGCTAATCTTAGCGATGTAGGGGTGTTATATTATTACATTAAGCAGCCTGAAAAGGCAATGAAAAATTACAGGCAAGCCTTAAAGATCTATAAGAAACAAAATAATTTAAAAGGTCAGGCGATTGTTTATGGTCATATCGGTCAGTTATACGAAAAACGTCAGACTTATGACAGTGCTTTTTTTTACCAAAAGCTGGCGTTGGAAATAAATAAGAAAACCAACGACATCAGCAGCGCTGCAAAAATTTATGAGAATTTAGGTAGTATTTATGAAGATTTGGAAAAGTTCGACTTTGCTAATAACTATTTTAAAAAATCACTCGATTTATATCAAAGAGATCGTAATGAACTTGGTAGTATAGAAGTCATCAATAATCTGGGTGATATTTTACGCAAAACAGGGAAGTATAAAGAAAGTATTGCCAAAACACAATTGGCAATGCAACTCGCAGGGAAGCTTGGTAATTCGTATCAACTGGCCTCTTGCTGCAGAGATTTAGGTAAAGCTTATGAGCTATTGAACCAAATGGATAGTGCGTATCACTATGTTAAATTAGGCTATAAGTATACCCTTGATTTATATTCGGAAGATGGCGCAAAGCAAGTTGCTTTTTTGCAGGTGCTCTACGATATTAATAAAAAAACGGATGAGATAGCCAAACTGCAAAACGATAAAAAGATCAACCGCATAATTGCCTCTTCAGCTACAGTTGTCGTCGCTCTACTTGTTGCTCTGGGCTTTGTAATTTTTAGCAGGCAGCGATATAAATTAAAAGATCAGCAAACTCTTGCCGAACAAAAGCAAATTAAACATGATTTGACGAGCTTGGAGCTTAAAAATCTTCAGTTGGAAGAGCAAAATCTAAAGCAGCAACTTGAAATTAGAAGTAGGGAACTATCTACCCATACTTTGAATTTAATAAAGAACAACCAGTTTCTAGAAAGCCTTCGCAATACTTTGCATGTAATGGTTAAGGATGACAAACGGGATCAAAAAAAGCAAATGAGCCAAATTCTGGCAGAGATTAATCAAAGTTTTAATCATGAACTAAATTGGAAAGAATTTACACAGGCATTTGAACAAGTACACCAAACATTTTTGGAAAATCTCAAAATGAGCAGTAATGAACTTACTTCAGCAGATATGAGATTGATTACTTTGCTAAAAATGAATCTGAATTCTACGGATATTGCAACGTTATTAGGCATATCTACAGATAGCTTGAGGGTGTCAAGATATCGTTTAAGAAAGAAATTAAATCTTGCCCAAGGAGATAATCTGTCAGCCTTCATCCAGTCACTTTAA
- a CDS encoding metallophosphoesterase family protein encodes MANRRSFLKGSIAGAVLASLSPLSSLADQKHGEHNFSKNKGKLRFAIASDGHYGQPGTDFKKDHENIIRWLNEAHAKTPLDFVIINGDLVHDRPELLIEVKRNYYDKLKVPFYAIPGNHDHADTAHWEKVFGYEDNFSIEKNGIGFVLANTSNTKGIYLCPDNKFLKQEFEKFKGLKIVFVVLHIPPHLWVPENPFVECAETISLLHEYPNIKAIFHGHDHSLDGVFYTDKLPHFFDSHIGGNWGTAYRGYRIVEVSEDNKITTFQVNASQNPLLNETKLL; translated from the coding sequence ATGGCAAACAGAAGATCCTTTCTAAAGGGTAGTATCGCAGGAGCTGTATTGGCTAGCCTTTCTCCACTTAGTTCATTGGCTGATCAAAAACATGGTGAACACAACTTTTCTAAAAATAAAGGCAAGTTGCGTTTTGCCATTGCCTCTGATGGTCATTATGGTCAACCAGGAACTGATTTTAAAAAAGACCACGAAAATATAATCCGTTGGCTTAACGAAGCACACGCCAAGACCCCACTAGATTTTGTCATTATAAATGGAGATTTGGTACATGATCGCCCGGAGCTATTGATTGAGGTAAAACGCAATTATTATGATAAACTAAAAGTTCCATTTTATGCCATTCCTGGGAATCACGACCATGCGGATACAGCTCATTGGGAAAAGGTATTCGGTTATGAAGATAATTTTTCCATTGAAAAAAATGGGATCGGTTTTGTATTAGCAAATACTTCCAATACTAAAGGGATATACCTTTGCCCAGACAACAAGTTTTTAAAACAGGAATTCGAAAAATTTAAAGGTCTAAAGATAGTTTTCGTTGTATTGCACATTCCACCTCATCTTTGGGTACCAGAGAATCCATTTGTAGAGTGCGCCGAAACTATTAGCCTCCTTCATGAGTATCCCAATATTAAGGCTATTTTTCATGGACATGACCATAGCTTGGATGGTGTTTTTTATACTGATAAGCTACCGCATTTTTTCGATTCACATATTGGTGGTAATTGGGGAACTGCATATCGTGGTTATCGTATTGTTGAAGTAAGTGAGGATAATAAGATCACTACCTTCCAGGTAAATGCATCACAAAATCCGCTACTGAATGAAACGAAGTTATTGTAA
- a CDS encoding esterase-like activity of phytase family protein, protein MKKQLLAITLALSIATLACKKNSDETNSQIEYPSVAEATDPAILFTTASGVKVFNGGFGSAVAVDPNAPDVFYMLTDRGSNVAGQIANSIIIGKPDFDPQIGKFRLKDGKLILEQTIELKNAAGGKLNGVPNPIGMGASGETAYDLNGQTIAPSADGIDSEGLVRAADGSFWISDEYGPHIAHFDATGKTIERINPFGTGTGGRKIPAVFANRRANRGMEGLTITPDGKTLVGMMQSPMYNPNKAAVANSVVLRILTFDIATGATKQYVYLMDNTTLTGVSDIVAVNATTFLTIERDGLFPGDALSPAAFKKVFKIDISSATDISDAANGATGKLFSGKTVEELNNLAGLVSAGIAPVSKTLVLDLLKDLPSVYPHDKAEGLALLPGNILVISNDDDFGVVDNGASGFAQKMLPLTKSVDRNRLYFVKIQL, encoded by the coding sequence ATGAAAAAACAATTACTAGCCATAACTTTGGCGCTGTCCATTGCCACTTTAGCTTGCAAAAAGAATTCAGATGAAACGAATTCCCAGATCGAATATCCTAGCGTAGCAGAGGCGACGGATCCAGCTATTCTTTTTACAACTGCGAGTGGAGTTAAAGTATTTAATGGGGGTTTTGGATCAGCGGTTGCAGTTGATCCCAATGCACCTGATGTTTTTTATATGTTAACAGATCGCGGTTCTAATGTTGCTGGGCAAATTGCAAATTCCATCATCATAGGTAAACCAGATTTTGATCCGCAAATAGGAAAGTTTAGATTAAAAGATGGTAAACTGATTTTAGAGCAAACTATTGAACTTAAAAATGCTGCAGGCGGCAAATTAAATGGAGTACCAAATCCAATTGGTATGGGCGCTTCGGGAGAAACGGCCTATGATCTTAATGGACAAACCATTGCCCCAAGTGCAGATGGAATTGATTCAGAAGGGTTGGTAAGGGCAGCCGATGGTTCATTTTGGATAAGCGATGAATATGGCCCACATATTGCCCATTTTGATGCTACTGGAAAAACGATTGAGCGGATTAACCCATTTGGCACAGGAACAGGTGGAAGAAAAATTCCTGCTGTTTTTGCCAATAGAAGAGCTAACAGAGGTATGGAAGGATTAACCATAACTCCTGATGGAAAAACCCTTGTTGGTATGATGCAATCTCCAATGTACAATCCAAACAAAGCTGCAGTTGCAAATTCAGTTGTGTTAAGGATACTTACTTTTGATATCGCTACTGGAGCAACGAAACAATATGTTTATTTAATGGATAACACAACCTTAACAGGTGTGAGTGATATTGTTGCGGTAAATGCAACTACTTTTCTTACCATAGAACGGGATGGACTTTTCCCGGGTGATGCTTTAAGTCCAGCTGCATTTAAAAAAGTATTTAAGATTGATATTAGCAGTGCTACTGATATTTCAGATGCTGCTAACGGCGCTACAGGTAAACTTTTTAGTGGAAAAACGGTAGAAGAGCTAAATAATCTAGCTGGGTTGGTTTCTGCTGGAATTGCACCAGTATCAAAAACGCTTGTGTTGGATTTACTTAAGGATTTGCCTTCGGTTTATCCCCATGACAAAGCAGAGGGCTTAGCCTTATTACCAGGTAACATTTTAGTAATTTCAAATGATGATGACTTTGGAGTTGTGGATAATGGCGCTAGCGGTTTTGCCCAGAAAATGTTGCCTTTAACCAAATCGGTTGATCGGAATCGCCTGTACTTTGTGAAGATCCAGCTTTAA
- a CDS encoding response regulator: MIIVQETDEAILDVLKIALEMENFEFVSILNYDQDFLDLIDQKRPHVVVLDYLLDGESSIQMCERIHEVYPHLPVIALSCNNNINEVYSKYGFDDYIKKPFDLDHLYAVLRKYIPKQVT, translated from the coding sequence ATGATCATTGTACAGGAAACGGACGAAGCCATTTTGGACGTACTTAAGATAGCTTTAGAAATGGAGAATTTTGAGTTTGTTTCAATCTTAAATTACGATCAGGACTTTCTTGATTTGATAGACCAGAAAAGACCCCATGTGGTTGTGCTTGATTACCTGCTTGACGGTGAGTCAAGTATCCAAATGTGTGAGCGCATCCATGAAGTATACCCGCATTTACCCGTTATTGCCTTAAGCTGCAATAACAATATTAATGAGGTATATTCAAAATATGGTTTTGATGATTATATCAAAAAGCCCTTTGATCTGGACCATCTCTACGCAGTACTTAGAAAATACATCCCAAAACAGGTAACTTAA
- a CDS encoding chemotaxis protein CheB, which produces MAKTKTVRKQEQIEKVVVIGTSAGGLNAIKILVSQLQTGFEAPILVVQHISADATGNVLLDALNKIGNIKCEHAQNGTRLKNSHLYLAPSDHHLMIDEDERILVTKGAQENRSRPAIDPLFRSAAVVFASRVIGILLTGYLDDGTAGMIAIHRCGGICMVQDPADAEYPDMPQNALNQLKVDYCLPLLEMGGLLYQLVAQKSKERKAIPKDILIETNIAKRVLSDLPAVNALGEQVPFNCPGCGGVLWKVDTGSSMRYRCHTGHAYTAASLLAEQTMKIEETMWTALRMFEERKNLLTTIAKEQKGAMAKSSMERAELSQVHIDRIKAILLADDKGTTNDMPI; this is translated from the coding sequence ATGGCAAAGACAAAAACAGTAAGGAAACAGGAACAGATTGAAAAAGTGGTGGTGATCGGAACTTCCGCCGGGGGATTAAATGCCATAAAAATATTGGTAAGCCAGTTACAAACAGGATTTGAGGCGCCTATATTGGTGGTCCAGCACATCTCTGCAGACGCAACGGGCAATGTACTTTTGGATGCATTAAACAAGATAGGCAACATAAAATGTGAACATGCCCAAAACGGCACTAGGCTTAAAAATAGCCATTTATACCTGGCACCCTCCGACCATCACCTGATGATTGATGAAGATGAGAGAATTTTGGTGACCAAGGGAGCACAGGAAAACCGGTCCAGGCCTGCTATTGATCCCCTTTTTCGCTCTGCCGCCGTAGTTTTTGCCAGCCGGGTAATTGGTATACTTTTAACTGGCTATCTGGATGACGGCACGGCAGGCATGATTGCCATTCACAGATGTGGCGGAATCTGCATGGTTCAGGATCCTGCTGATGCCGAATACCCGGATATGCCCCAAAACGCCCTGAATCAGTTGAAGGTTGATTATTGCCTCCCTCTTTTAGAAATGGGTGGCCTGCTCTACCAGTTGGTTGCTCAAAAAAGCAAAGAGCGTAAGGCAATACCCAAAGATATTTTGATAGAAACCAATATTGCAAAGCGTGTGTTAAGCGATTTGCCTGCTGTTAATGCCCTTGGTGAACAGGTACCGTTCAATTGCCCTGGTTGTGGCGGGGTTTTATGGAAGGTAGATACCGGATCTTCCATGCGGTACCGTTGCCATACCGGTCACGCCTATACAGCAGCGTCTTTATTAGCTGAACAAACCATGAAGATTGAGGAGACGATGTGGACTGCCCTCAGGATGTTTGAAGAGCGAAAAAATTTACTCACAACCATTGCCAAAGAACAAAAAGGAGCGATGGCAAAATCGTCGATGGAGCGTGCGGAACTGTCCCAAGTACATATCGACCGTATCAAGGCAATACTCCTTGCGGATGATAAGGGCACAACCAACGACATGCCTATTTAA
- a CDS encoding PAS domain-containing sensor histidine kinase, whose amino-acid sequence MQSANEELQSINEELETVNTEHKYTINELNNLNDDLNNYFSSNINGQLFVDQDILLKKYSPGAVKHINIRDRDIGRPLSNITTNIKFETLIGDIKKVLENGEIIIQEIESTEGKIYQVMTSPYLRKRDKNVYGAIITFYDISELKRTQNELDKTNKMLGLATVASEMGTWSIDVQTRELIASDRLRAIFGFPIDEQMIFESAVKQIVDEQQSLFLSSIDEAITSGEKFELEFPVHGLQDEKLHWIRAIGNLTHNKDGKAEYLTGIMHDVTDHKLDDMRKNDFISIVSHELKTPLTSIKGYLQVSLARARKSEDEFSEKAMDKANNQINKMTTLINGFLNVSRLETGKIYLNRQDFEIDALVKEIVEEVLIAKSGFNIVLLPGCNIPINADRDKIGQVISNLLSNAVKYSPKGGNIEVLCKELANHVQVSIKDEGMGINLEDQEKLFDRYYRIENHSTKTISGFGIGLYLSSEIIQRHNGKIWVESEIDKGSTFCFSLPLG is encoded by the coding sequence ATGCAGAGCGCGAATGAGGAACTGCAGTCCATCAATGAAGAACTGGAAACGGTCAATACCGAGCACAAGTACACGATCAATGAGCTCAATAACTTAAATGACGACCTGAATAATTACTTCAGCAGTAACATTAACGGACAACTTTTTGTAGATCAGGACATCTTATTGAAAAAATATTCTCCCGGTGCGGTTAAGCACATCAACATTCGGGATAGGGATATTGGCCGGCCTTTAAGTAACATTACCACCAATATTAAATTTGAAACCCTGATCGGTGACATTAAAAAGGTATTGGAAAATGGGGAAATCATCATTCAGGAAATTGAGAGTACGGAAGGAAAAATCTACCAGGTAATGACAAGTCCATACTTAAGGAAACGGGACAAAAATGTTTATGGCGCCATTATTACTTTTTATGATATCTCGGAACTAAAAAGAACACAGAACGAACTCGACAAAACCAATAAGATGCTGGGACTGGCAACCGTAGCATCTGAGATGGGAACCTGGTCTATAGATGTGCAAACCCGTGAACTAATCGCTTCAGACCGTCTCAGAGCGATTTTTGGCTTCCCCATAGATGAGCAAATGATCTTTGAATCAGCTGTAAAACAGATAGTTGATGAACAACAGTCTTTGTTTTTAAGTTCGATTGACGAGGCTATTACAAGTGGTGAAAAGTTCGAACTGGAATTTCCAGTACATGGTCTGCAGGACGAAAAGTTACACTGGATTAGGGCAATAGGAAACCTGACCCATAATAAGGACGGAAAAGCGGAATATCTGACCGGCATCATGCATGATGTAACTGATCATAAATTGGACGACATGCGAAAGAACGACTTCATTTCAATTGTAAGCCATGAATTAAAAACGCCGCTTACCTCCATCAAGGGGTATTTGCAGGTATCGTTAGCCCGCGCAAGAAAATCGGAAGATGAATTTTCCGAAAAGGCCATGGACAAGGCCAATAACCAGATAAATAAAATGACGACACTGATCAATGGTTTCCTGAATGTTTCGCGGCTGGAGACAGGGAAGATTTATTTGAACAGGCAAGATTTTGAAATTGATGCTTTGGTCAAGGAAATTGTAGAGGAAGTGCTGATAGCCAAATCAGGGTTTAATATTGTCCTGTTGCCAGGATGCAACATACCCATTAATGCAGATCGGGATAAGATTGGCCAGGTAATCAGTAACTTATTAAGCAATGCGGTTAAGTATTCTCCCAAAGGTGGAAACATTGAGGTATTGTGTAAGGAATTGGCTAATCACGTTCAGGTCAGCATTAAAGACGAAGGTATGGGTATAAATCTGGAGGACCAGGAAAAATTATTTGATCGGTACTACCGGATAGAAAACCATAGCACAAAAACAATCTCAGGCTTTGGCATTGGGCTCTATCTCTCTTCGGAAATTATACAGCGGCACAATGGCAAAATTTGGGTAGAAAGCGAAATTGATAAAGGATCAACCTTTTGCTTTAGCCTGCCACTGGGTTAA